The proteins below are encoded in one region of Chloroflexota bacterium:
- a CDS encoding AbrB/MazE/SpoVT family DNA-binding domain-containing protein, with protein MAFGLEVASVVPTGRTMRISKRGQITIPKPLRNRHGLHPGTVVEVVPTENSLLIGKDTAAQHPVDRVYGILGGTGFDVDEYIKEIRG; from the coding sequence GTGGCATTCGGCCTGGAAGTCGCGAGCGTCGTTCCTACTGGCCGGACCATGCGAATCTCCAAGCGCGGACAAATCACGATTCCCAAGCCCCTTCGGAATCGCCATGGGCTGCACCCCGGGACAGTGGTTGAGGTCGTTCCGACCGAGAACAGTCTGCTGATCGGGAAGGACACGGCCGCGCAGCACCCGGTGGATCGCGTGTACGGAATCCTGGGTGGGACTGGCTTCGACGTGGACGAGTACATCAAGGAAATCCGAGGCTGA
- a CDS encoding alpha-L-rhamnosidase N-terminal domain-containing protein, with translation MTQVMQGAQTPSRRAVAQWIWIEGEAKPYNFYLYARGTVDVDGAPAAAKLHVTASDRYMLYLNGAYVGRGPARSDPRFKTYDTYDVAAALRPGRNVIAVRAYHFGQPVQGEGWNSMSGNSFTVGERAGLWAQIEVTDEGGATHVCGTGPGWRLLPSPAWDRRTPLVNCGMIGSNEIYNAAADIPDWTGVEFDDSEWTRPWLVPLSEKPWHLLEARDIPLMRETDVPPARVSLVGELIDMANARQSDIYQLILEGLHFPLEHARAENVDALLDDGPDSAQFQGVFVPRKGIRAPYVILDFGRQVFGFPRVRLEAEAGAILDLTYGQQLINDRIPGALSYADRYITRDGDQSWEAAEYKQFRYLFIAIRSTYSPVRIRSISLNEYAYPAPLRGSFECPDPVLTTLWQACVDTTDLHLEDTIVCDAYRERIPWNTGDGSHGMHGALMAYGDIALHDRFLRQFITTDRGDGRLQMVFPRDNPTNHCHPQFLLQWSTRIREHYEYIGRRALLEQTYPSVRRLNDWFEPYRGDMGLLRDIPENQWMDWTPVDLRGANFSTNALYVNSLEDGAWLAAQMGREDDRARWQGIADEVRATLREHFWNPDLGVFEDSHHRGELTGVTGELAQGFALLYGIATDEQAERMCESLAGRGTELFEASPLWYPYVLEGMLARGFGTEALRIIHNRYDWMMSAHENPTLWEGWDPFTAGSAIKTDADFELRHTAHKVRPAGVRSLVHSGGVYVGWVLSTRVLGVRAAAPGMSHLRVHPRTGNLAWARGTFPVPGGDVQVAWRRRAGATQVTVELPDGHTADVVLDRASDAPCVLAHNGQHLETPDTGSTVEVAVGPGRHTVVLSTG, from the coding sequence ATGACGCAAGTGATGCAGGGCGCACAGACACCCTCCCGGCGAGCCGTCGCGCAGTGGATCTGGATCGAGGGCGAAGCCAAGCCCTACAACTTCTATCTCTACGCTCGCGGGACGGTCGACGTGGACGGCGCGCCGGCGGCCGCAAAACTGCACGTGACGGCGTCGGACCGCTACATGCTGTATCTCAACGGCGCCTACGTGGGCCGGGGTCCGGCCCGCAGCGATCCCCGATTCAAGACCTACGACACCTACGACGTCGCCGCCGCGCTGCGTCCGGGCCGCAACGTCATCGCCGTGCGGGCCTATCACTTCGGCCAGCCCGTGCAGGGCGAGGGCTGGAACAGCATGAGCGGCAACAGCTTCACCGTGGGCGAGCGCGCCGGGCTGTGGGCGCAAATCGAGGTCACCGACGAAGGCGGCGCCACGCACGTCTGCGGCACCGGTCCCGGCTGGCGGCTGCTGCCCTCGCCGGCCTGGGATAGGAGAACCCCACTGGTCAACTGCGGAATGATCGGGTCGAACGAGATCTACAACGCCGCGGCGGACATTCCCGACTGGACCGGGGTCGAGTTCGACGACAGCGAGTGGACGCGCCCCTGGCTGGTGCCGCTGTCCGAAAAGCCATGGCACCTGCTGGAAGCTCGCGACATTCCCCTGATGCGCGAAACCGATGTGCCGCCCGCACGCGTGTCGCTGGTGGGCGAGCTGATCGACATGGCAAACGCACGGCAATCGGACATTTACCAACTGATCCTGGAGGGGCTGCACTTCCCACTGGAGCACGCAAGGGCGGAGAACGTCGATGCGCTGCTGGACGACGGTCCGGACTCGGCGCAGTTCCAGGGCGTGTTCGTGCCCCGCAAGGGCATCCGCGCGCCCTACGTGATCCTCGACTTCGGGCGCCAGGTGTTCGGGTTCCCGCGCGTGCGGCTGGAGGCTGAGGCCGGCGCCATCCTGGACCTGACCTACGGGCAACAGCTCATCAACGACCGCATCCCCGGCGCGCTGTCCTACGCCGACCGCTACATCACGCGCGACGGCGACCAGAGCTGGGAAGCCGCGGAATACAAGCAGTTCCGCTACCTCTTCATCGCCATCCGCAGCACCTACAGCCCGGTGCGCATCCGCTCGATCTCTCTCAACGAATACGCCTATCCCGCTCCGCTGCGCGGCAGCTTCGAGTGCCCCGATCCGGTGCTCACCACCCTGTGGCAGGCCTGCGTCGACACCACCGATCTGCACCTCGAGGACACGATCGTGTGCGACGCCTACCGCGAGCGGATTCCGTGGAACACCGGTGACGGCAGCCACGGGATGCACGGGGCCTTGATGGCCTACGGCGACATCGCGCTCCACGACCGGTTCCTGCGGCAGTTCATCACCACCGATCGCGGCGACGGCAGGCTGCAAATGGTGTTTCCGCGGGACAACCCGACGAACCATTGCCACCCGCAGTTTCTGCTGCAGTGGTCCACGCGCATCCGCGAGCACTACGAGTACATCGGACGGCGCGCGCTCCTGGAGCAGACCTACCCGAGCGTGCGGCGGCTGAACGACTGGTTCGAGCCGTATCGCGGCGACATGGGCCTCCTGCGCGACATTCCCGAGAACCAATGGATGGACTGGACGCCGGTTGACCTGCGGGGCGCGAATTTCAGCACCAATGCGCTTTATGTCAATTCGTTGGAAGACGGCGCCTGGCTCGCCGCCCAGATGGGGCGCGAGGACGATCGGGCTCGCTGGCAGGGCATCGCGGATGAGGTGCGCGCCACGCTGCGGGAGCATTTCTGGAATCCCGATCTCGGCGTGTTCGAGGACTCCCACCACCGCGGCGAACTCACGGGCGTGACCGGCGAGCTGGCGCAAGGGTTCGCGCTGCTATACGGCATCGCGACCGATGAGCAGGCGGAGCGGATGTGCGAGAGCCTGGCCGGGCGCGGCACGGAGTTGTTTGAGGCGTCGCCGCTCTGGTACCCCTACGTGCTCGAAGGCATGCTCGCGCGGGGCTTCGGGACCGAGGCGCTGCGGATCATACACAACCGCTACGACTGGATGATGTCGGCCCACGAAAACCCGACGCTGTGGGAAGGCTGGGACCCGTTCACCGCCGGCTCGGCGATCAAGACCGATGCGGACTTCGAGCTCCGGCACACTGCCCACAAAGTCCGACCGGCGGGCGTGCGCAGCCTGGTGCACTCGGGCGGCGTCTACGTGGGCTGGGTGCTCTCGACCCGCGTCCTCGGCGTGCGCGCCGCCGCGCCGGGCATGTCGCACCTGCGGGTGCATCCTCGCACGGGAAACCTCGCCTGGGCGCGCGGGACGTTTCCCGTTCCGGGCGGCGACGTGCAGGTGGCGTGGCGCCGCCGCGCCGGCGCCACGCAGGTGACGGTCGAACTGCCCGACGGCCACACGGCGGACGTCGTGCTGGACCGCGCCAGCGACGCACCCTGTGTGCTCGCGCACAACGGACAGCACCTGGAAACGCCGGACACGGGCTCGACGGTCGAGGTCGCCGTCGGCCCCGGCCGTCACACGGTCGTGTTAAGCACCGGCTAA
- a CDS encoding Gfo/Idh/MocA family oxidoreductase, producing MATYRAGLIGLGWMGWLYDVATRQQANYGRAGRDTPMPPLRPDRDPPPTAHPGREGLPSGFADSLVLHPATELVAACELSVPRREAFGERYAGVALYDDYREMISRERLDIVGVPSNAALRPEATRAAVEHGAKGVITEKPMAPTLEGADAMVDVCAAAGVPLVVGAVSMNHPAVANARRLLDEGAIGDLLSLDTNLVMAQHNSWNYLLDSPGEWVIGISDDDDRVAEGREFKGAGFIRLQNGLPVCLRPGAPWVRITGETGELTFDWQELRLWQDVETISGTQRVEVPFPEPRLAGNWSVIYGIDDLITCMENGGEPRASGRRVRDAMEIEIALNESHRRGNVRVDLPLSDRSLGLVYDPFR from the coding sequence ATGGCGACCTACCGGGCAGGGCTCATCGGTCTGGGATGGATGGGCTGGCTGTACGACGTTGCGACGCGACAGCAGGCAAACTACGGGCGCGCCGGGCGCGACACGCCCATGCCGCCGCTGCGGCCCGACCGCGACCCGCCGCCCACGGCGCACCCGGGCCGGGAAGGCCTGCCGAGCGGCTTCGCCGACTCGCTGGTGCTGCACCCGGCGACGGAGCTTGTTGCCGCGTGCGAGCTCTCGGTTCCGCGTCGAGAGGCGTTTGGTGAGCGCTACGCGGGCGTGGCCCTCTACGACGATTACCGAGAGATGATTTCCCGTGAGCGCCTGGACATCGTGGGTGTTCCCTCGAATGCCGCACTCAGGCCCGAGGCCACCCGCGCGGCGGTTGAGCACGGCGCCAAGGGCGTGATTACGGAGAAGCCCATGGCGCCAACCCTCGAGGGCGCCGACGCCATGGTCGATGTCTGCGCGGCGGCGGGCGTTCCGCTCGTGGTCGGCGCGGTCAGCATGAACCACCCGGCCGTTGCCAATGCGCGCCGCTTGCTGGACGAGGGCGCCATAGGCGACCTGCTGAGCCTGGATACGAACTTGGTGATGGCGCAGCACAACTCGTGGAACTACCTGCTCGACTCACCCGGCGAATGGGTGATCGGCATCTCGGACGATGACGACCGCGTCGCGGAGGGGCGCGAGTTCAAGGGCGCCGGATTCATCCGCCTGCAAAACGGCCTGCCCGTCTGCCTGCGTCCCGGCGCGCCGTGGGTGCGAATCACCGGCGAAACCGGCGAGCTGACGTTCGATTGGCAAGAGCTGCGCCTGTGGCAAGACGTGGAGACCATTTCCGGCACGCAGCGCGTCGAGGTGCCGTTCCCCGAGCCACGCTTGGCCGGCAACTGGTCGGTGATCTACGGCATCGACGACCTGATCACGTGCATGGAGAACGGCGGCGAGCCGCGCGCCAGCGGGCGTCGCGTGCGCGACGCGATGGAGATCGAGATCGCCCTCAACGAGTCGCATCGCCGCGGCAACGTGCGCGTTGACCTGCCGCTATCCGACCGCAGCCTGGGGTTGGTCTACGACCCGTTTCGGTAG
- a CDS encoding SDR family NAD(P)-dependent oxidoreductase, protein MSSPRVAAVFGASSGMGRASALALASEGMDVAVLARREAELDAVAAEIRASGRRAHVEPVDLTDGAAARRAVQAVVDGLGGIDVLVYAAGWNIPKRRLDELSGDDWEAMQRVNLWGLYDVAQAALPALRASRGRLVVISSAAAIMPDASGVAYQAAKSGEAGFTLGMMQEEAENGVRATVIYPGLTDTPLLNQRPTPTPPDIVAQALQPEDVARAVVFVSTLPERAYVPELSLLPAAVQQR, encoded by the coding sequence GTGAGTTCGCCCCGCGTGGCGGCGGTGTTTGGCGCCAGCAGCGGTATGGGCCGCGCGTCGGCGCTGGCCCTGGCTTCCGAGGGCATGGACGTCGCCGTGCTGGCGCGACGCGAGGCCGAGCTGGACGCCGTGGCGGCGGAGATTCGCGCGTCTGGCCGCCGCGCCCACGTAGAACCCGTGGACCTTACCGACGGCGCCGCGGCGCGACGGGCGGTGCAGGCGGTCGTCGACGGCCTGGGTGGAATCGACGTGCTGGTGTACGCCGCCGGCTGGAACATCCCCAAGCGCCGGCTCGACGAGCTGAGCGGCGACGACTGGGAGGCCATGCAGCGCGTCAACCTTTGGGGGCTCTACGACGTGGCGCAGGCGGCGCTGCCGGCGCTGCGGGCGTCGCGCGGACGGCTGGTGGTCATCTCGTCCGCCGCCGCGATCATGCCCGACGCGTCGGGCGTGGCCTACCAGGCGGCCAAGAGCGGCGAAGCGGGCTTCACCCTCGGCATGATGCAGGAAGAGGCGGAAAACGGCGTGCGGGCCACGGTCATCTACCCGGGGCTCACGGACACGCCGCTGCTGAACCAACGGCCCACACCGACACCGCCCGATATCGTGGCCCAGGCGCTCCAGCCGGAAGACGTGGCCCGCGCCGTCGTTTTCGTGAGCACGCTGCCGGAGAGGGCCTACGTCCCCGAGCTCAGCCTGCTGCCGGCCGCCGTCCAGCAGCGCTAG
- a CDS encoding sugar phosphate isomerase/epimerase, which translates to MQIILFTKFFETLEPQALGEYVADLGYDGLDLTVRPGYPINPDNVRTTLPPAARVWETLGLSCPMITMPTDFNDPTHADAIAIYEAAAEAGVQVIKTGYFIFKPGMDYWDAVDHGRRQLEGFEALSARTGVKSLHHTHSGAVLGSNCAGLMHLLQGRDPAHVGAYIDPGHLAVDGEDIDMAFAMCDEYLAAVAAKDACHLPDSRPDAPAAYGPAFVYVGEGAAPWGRVLELLAERDFDGPLSVHTEYTSRQDVIATVGGKDHSADADAIRARGAEQDLQFIRSRWAALQQAGEGAAS; encoded by the coding sequence ATGCAAATCATCCTGTTCACCAAGTTTTTCGAGACGCTCGAACCGCAGGCGTTGGGTGAGTACGTCGCGGACCTGGGCTACGACGGGCTGGATCTGACCGTGCGACCCGGCTATCCGATCAATCCGGACAACGTGCGCACGACCCTGCCGCCCGCCGCGCGAGTGTGGGAAACGCTCGGCCTCTCATGCCCCATGATCACCATGCCGACGGACTTCAACGACCCGACGCATGCGGATGCGATCGCAATCTACGAGGCGGCGGCGGAAGCGGGCGTGCAGGTGATCAAGACGGGCTACTTCATCTTCAAGCCGGGCATGGACTATTGGGATGCCGTGGACCACGGGCGACGGCAGCTGGAAGGCTTCGAGGCGCTGAGCGCGCGCACCGGCGTCAAGTCTCTCCATCACACGCACAGCGGCGCGGTCCTGGGATCCAACTGCGCCGGCCTGATGCACCTGCTCCAAGGTCGCGACCCTGCCCACGTCGGCGCGTACATCGACCCGGGGCACCTGGCGGTGGACGGCGAGGACATCGACATGGCGTTCGCCATGTGCGACGAGTACCTGGCCGCCGTCGCCGCCAAGGACGCCTGCCACCTCCCGGACTCCCGGCCCGACGCCCCGGCGGCCTATGGTCCGGCTTTCGTGTACGTGGGAGAAGGCGCGGCGCCGTGGGGGCGCGTACTGGAGTTGCTGGCCGAACGAGACTTCGACGGTCCGCTGTCGGTGCACACGGAATACACCTCGCGGCAAGACGTGATTGCGACGGTGGGCGGCAAGGACCATTCGGCGGACGCCGACGCCATTCGCGCGCGGGGAGCGGAACAGGACTTGCAGTTCATCAGGTCACGCTGGGCGGCGCTGCAGCAAGCCGGCGAAGGGGCGGCGTCGTGA